In Chrysiogenia bacterium, one DNA window encodes the following:
- a CDS encoding D-glycerate dehydrogenase: MARILVTAKLPGDALELLRAEHEVDLYEGPLPLPRAELLERVREADALLCLLSEPINAEVFDAAPGLKVVANYAVGTNNIDLELARKRGVRVCNTPDVLTETTAELAFALTLAVCRRIVEGDAFVRAGHFTGWEPELFLGRDVYGSTVGVIGMGRIGQAYARRAKACGASILYYNRSRLPGEIEDPLGAELVTIDELLQESDFVSLHCPLTPETSGLLDARRLALMKPTAYLINTARGPVVDEAALVTALREGKLAGAGLDVYEREPELAEGLAQLENVVLAPHTGSATIKTRSRMAKMCAQDILSVLAGNDPKHPVV; the protein is encoded by the coding sequence ATGGCCAGAATTCTTGTCACAGCAAAGTTGCCCGGCGACGCGCTGGAACTGCTGCGCGCGGAGCACGAAGTGGACCTCTATGAGGGCCCCCTGCCCCTGCCGCGGGCCGAGCTGCTCGAGCGCGTGCGGGAGGCCGACGCCCTGCTCTGCCTGCTTTCCGAGCCCATCAATGCCGAGGTTTTCGACGCGGCGCCGGGGCTCAAGGTCGTCGCCAACTACGCGGTGGGCACCAACAACATCGACCTGGAACTGGCCCGAAAGCGCGGCGTTCGCGTCTGCAATACCCCGGACGTGCTGACCGAGACCACTGCCGAGCTGGCCTTCGCACTCACCCTTGCCGTCTGCCGCCGCATCGTCGAGGGCGATGCCTTCGTTCGCGCGGGGCATTTCACCGGCTGGGAGCCCGAGCTTTTTCTGGGCCGCGATGTCTACGGGAGCACCGTCGGCGTGATCGGCATGGGCCGCATCGGCCAGGCCTACGCCCGGCGGGCAAAGGCCTGCGGGGCGAGCATTCTCTACTACAACCGCTCGCGCCTGCCCGGCGAGATCGAAGACCCGCTGGGCGCCGAGCTCGTCACCATCGACGAGCTGCTGCAGGAATCGGATTTCGTGAGCCTGCACTGCCCGCTCACCCCCGAGACGAGCGGCCTGCTGGATGCAAGGCGGCTCGCGCTGATGAAGCCCACGGCCTATCTCATCAACACAGCGCGCGGACCCGTCGTGGACGAGGCCGCTCTTGTCACCGCGCTTCGCGAGGGCAAACTGGCCGGCGCGGGGCTCGACGTCTATGAGCGCGAGCCCGAACTGGCCGAGGGCCTTGCGCAGCTCGAGAACGTCGTGCTCGCTCCCCACACCGGAAGCGCCACGATCAAGACACGCTCGCGCATGGCGAAGATGTGCGCGCAGGACATTCTCTCAGTGCTGGCTGGAAACGATCCCAAACACCCGGTCGTCTGA